From a region of the Gossypium raimondii isolate GPD5lz chromosome 10, ASM2569854v1, whole genome shotgun sequence genome:
- the LOC105775259 gene encoding peptidyl-prolyl cis-trans isomerase Pin1, with translation MSSSSPANQVRASHILIKHQGSRRKASWKDPEGRVISNTTRDAAVSQLKALRDDIASGNAKFGEVASRHSDCSSAKRGGDLGPFGRGQMQKPFEDATYSLKIGEISDIVDTDSGVHIIMRTG, from the exons ATGTCTTCTTCATCGCCCGCCAATCAAGTGAGGGCTTCTCACATCCTCATCAAGCACCAAGGCTCCCGCCGTAAGGCCTCTTGGAAGGATCCTGAAGGTCGCGTAATCTCCAACACTACCCGAGATGCCGCCGTCTCACAGCTCAAAGCCCTCCGTGACGACATCGCTTCTGGCAACGCTAAGTTCGGTGAGGTTGCCTCTCGCCACTCCGATTGCAGTTCCGCTAAACGCGGCGGGGATCTCG GTCCTTTTGGTCGAGGCCAGATGCAAAAGCCATTTGAGGATGCAACATATAGCCTTAAGATTGGTGAGATAAGTGACATCGTGGATACTGATAGCGGAGTTCACATCATTATGAGAACAGGTTGA